One window of the Pieris brassicae chromosome Z, ilPieBrab1.1, whole genome shotgun sequence genome contains the following:
- the LOC123718903 gene encoding UDP-N-acetylglucosamine--peptide N-acetylglucosaminyltransferase 110 kDa subunit-like, translating into MDYQCVVVYTVINIAPPKLAAQTSELGGCVDWIKNKIKRAVAVYLQSLKLTPNNGIIHGNLACLYYKQGFIDLAIETYRKAIELHPNFPDAYCNLANALKEKGLVIEAEECYSKALILCPTHVDSLNNLGNVKREQGKIEEATNLYTKALEVFPDFAVTHSNLASLLQQQGKHGEALMHYQEAIAIQPQFADAYSNMGNTFRELQQTEGAVICFKKAIEINPLFADAHCNLASIYKDIGDIVEAIKSYQNALLIREDFPDAYCNLTHCLQIICDWDDYEQRMRTVIKIVEEQLQSDKLTSVHPHHSILYPLTNQCRKEIAARHARLYIEKVEVFNKANNFIKKDKNRLRIGYVSSDFGNHPTSHLMQSIPGLHDNSKTEIFCYALNPNDGSTFRNKIENDSEHFIDISNIKSNDEAANIIRNDGINILVNMNGYTKGSRNEIFALKSAPIQTMWLGYPGTSGATYMDYIICDNVSCPMDAENDFTEKFAYMPYTYFIGDHMRMFPHLKNRYKLRTNNDSILNENVAIINYIEDLDECCIDKTKEVLVFSNCEPIEVLEKIINIPKCAIEFASDSNQTQMNIDNISILNGLSVLTYDSKIASGEKICDKVVITTRSQYGLPDDAIVYCNFNQLYKTDPSTLKTWIKILQSVANSLLWLVSFPEAGEPNIHKFAQKLGLDPKRIVFSRIASKEEHVRRGQLADVCLDTPLCNGHTTTMDMLWAGTPVLTHPGETLASRVAASQLAALNCPELIARDINHYEQMAIKMGTDVNYRKYIRAKVYKARVESTLFDCKQYTKGLEALYAKMWQLHEDGKIPEHIGV; encoded by the exons ATGGATTATCAGTGCGTCGTCGTATATACGGTCATCAATATCGCGCCGCCCAAACTTGCAGCCCAAACCTCCGAGTTGGGCGGCTGCGTCGACTGGATTAAAAACAAGattaaaag AGCGGTAGCAGTATATCTTCAATCTTTGAAGTTAACGCCAAACAATGGTATCATACACGGCAATCTGGCATGTTTATACTATAAACAAGGCTTCATAGATCTCGCTATAGAAACGTATAGGAAAGCTATTGAACTTCATCCGAATTTCCCTGACGCCTACTGTAATTTAGCTAATGCTCTGAAAGAAAAGGGTCTCGTGATTGAGGCTGAGGAATGCTACTCGAAGGCATTGATTTTGTGTCCCACGCACGTTGACTCACTCAATAATCTTGGAAATGTAAAGAGAGAACAGGGAAAAATAGAAGAAGCCACAAATTTGTACACAAAGGCTTTGGAAGTTTTCCCTGACTTTGCAGTTACACATAGTAATCTCGCATCGCTTTTACAGCAACAAG GTAAACACGGCGAGGCGTTAATGCATTATCAAGAAGCTATTGCTATTCAACCGCAGTTTGCTGATGCCTATAGTAATATGGGAAACACGTTCAGGGAATTACAACAGACCGAAGGAGctgttatatgttttaaaaaagcaaTAGAAATTAATCCTTTATTTGCTGATGCGCATTGTAATTTAGCTAGTATTTACAAAGACATAGGTGATATAGTAGAAGCTATAAAATCCTATCAAAATGCTCTTTTGATTAGAGAAGATTTTCCTGATGCTTATTGTAACTTAACACATTGCCTTCAAATAATCTGTGATTGGGATGATTACGAGCAACGGATGAGGacagttataaaaattgttgaaGAGCAGTTACAAAGCGATAAATTAACATCAGTACACCCACATCATTCCATATTATATCCGTTAACTAATCAATGTAGAAAAGAAATTGCTGCAAGGCATGCCagattatatatagaaaaggTAGAGGTGTTTAACAaggcaaataattttattaaaaaagacaaaaaccGTTTACGCATCGGTTACGTAAGTAGCGACTTCGGTAATCACCCGACATCGCATTTAATGCAATCCATTCCCGGGCTTCATGATAATTCGAAGACAGAGATTTTTTGCTATGCGTTAAATCCGAATGATGGTTCAACATTccgtaataaaatagaaaatgactcagaacattttattgatatatccaATATAAAGTCTAATGATGAGGCGGCAAATATTATACGAAACGATggtattaatatattagtaaatatgaATGGATATACAAAAGGTTCAAGAAATGAAATTTTTGCTTTGAAATCGGCACCAATTCAGACAATGTGGCTTGGATATCCAGGAACAAGTGGAGCCACATATATggattatataatttgtgacAATGTCTCGTGTCCAATGGATGCTGAAAACGATTTTACCGAAAAGTTTGCTTATATGCCATATACATACTTTATCGGCGATCACATGCGAATGTTTCCACATCTAAAGAATCGATATAAACTGAGGACCAATAATGAtagtatattaaatgaaaatgtagctataattaattatattgaagATTTGGATGAGTGTTGTattgataaaacaaaagaagtaCTAGTTTTCAGCAACTGTGAACCAATAGAAGTAttagaaaaaattattaacattccTAAGTGTGCCATTGAGTTTGCGTCAGACTCTAACCAAACACAG ATGAATATcgataatatatctatattaaatgGATTATCAGTGTTGACATATGATTCTAAAATAGCAAGTGGAGAAAAAATTTGTGATAAAGTTGTTATAACTACAAGATCTCAATATGGTTTGCCAGATGATGCAATAgtgtattgtaattttaatcaattatataaaaccgATCCCAGCACTTTAAAAACTTGGATCAAGATTTTACAAAGCGTGGCTAATAGTCTGCTCTGGCTGGTGAGTTTTCCAGAGGCAGGAGAACCTAATATTCACAAGTTTGCCCAAAAAttag gTTTAGACCCAAAACGAATAGTTTTTTCAAGAATAGCATCCAAGGAAGAACATGTACGGCGAGGGCAATTGGCAGACGTCTGCTTAGACACTCCATTATGTAATGGACACACAACCACTATGGATATGCTATGGGCTGGGACGCCTGTTCTTACCCACCCGGGTGAGACTTTAGCTTCAAG AGTAGCTGCATCACAGCTTGCTGCACTTAATTGCCCGGAACTTATAGCTCGCGATATAAATCATTATGAACAAATGGCTATAAAAATGGGAACAGATGTCAACTA TCGGAAATATATACGAGCTAAAGTGTACAAAGCCCGCGTGGAAAGCACACTCTTCGATTGTAAGCAATATACAAAAGGATTGGAAGCACTGTATGCGAAAATGTGGCAACTTCACGAAGACGGAAAAATACCTGAACATATTGGCGTATAA
- the LOC123718728 gene encoding gamma-aminobutyric acid receptor subunit beta-like has translation MSARWRSEALYLAFAIAVLPHASQVEGSGGGGMFGDVNISAILDSFSISYDKRVRPNYGGPPVEVGVTMYVLSISSLSEVKMDFTLDFYFRQFWTDPRLAYKKRAGVETLSVGSEFIKNIWVPDTFFVNEKQSYFHIATTSNEFIRIHYSGSITRSIRLTITASCPMNLQYFPMDRQLCHIEIESFGYTMRDIRYKWNEGPNSVGVSSEVSLPQFKVLGHRQRAMEISLTTGNYSRLACEIQFVRSMGYYLIQIYIPSGLIVIISWVSFWLNRNATPARVALGVTTVLTMTTLMSSTNAALPKISYVKSIDVYLGTCFVMVFASLLEYATVGYMAKRIQMRKQRFMTIQKIASEKKMPVDCPPDTHTLSKMNTIGRCNPGRPSEVRFKVHDPKVHSKGGILENTINGGRNTEEENPPAPQLLPPGKDISKLLGMTPSDIDKYSRIVFPVCFVCFNLMYWIIYLHVSDVVADDLVLLEEDK, from the exons AGGCTCCGGCGGGGGTGGCATGTTCGGAGATGTTAATATATCAGCTATTTTAGACTCTTTTAGTATAAGTTATGACAAAAGAGTAAGGCCAAATTATGGTG GACCACCCGTGGAAGTGGGGGTTACCATGTACGTGCTCTCCATCAGCTCTCTGTCTGAAGTGAAAATG GACTTTACATTGGACTTTTATTTTCGACAATTTTGGACAGATCCACGACTAGCATATAAGAAAAGAGCTGGGGTTGAGACTCTATCAGTAGGGTCCgaatttattaagaatatatggGTGCCCgatacattttttgttaatgaAAAGCAATCTTATTTTCATATAGCCACTACTAGTAACGAATTTATAAGGATACATTATTCAGGATCTATTACAAGAAGTATAAG ATTAACCATTACAGCATCTTGCCCTATGAATCTCCAATATTTCCCAATGGACCGTCAATTATGTCACATTGAGATAGAGAGTT TCGGCTACACCATGCGAGACATCCGTTACAAATGGAACGAGGGGCCCAATTCTGTGGGCGTTTCCAGTGAGGTGTCCCTGCCGCAATTCAAGGTGCTCGGCCATCGACAACGAGCTATGGAGATCTCGCTTACAACAG GAAACTACTCAAGATTGGCTTGTGAGATCCAATTTGTGCGTTCAATGGGATactatttaattcaaatttatattccATCTGGTCTAATTGTTATCATATCATGGGTATCATTTTGGTTAAATCGTAACGCGACACCTGCTCGCGTGGCGCTAGGTGTTACCACGGTATTGACGATGACCACACTCATGTCCTCAACAAACGCTGCTCTACCAAAGATATCATACGTCAAATCCATCGACGTGTACCTGGGCACTTGCTTCGTGATGGTCTTCGCCAGTTTATTAG AATATGCTACGGTTGGATATATGGCAAAAAGGATACAAATGAGAAAACAGAGATTTATGACGATTCAAAAGATTGCATCAGAGAAGAAAATGCCAGTTGACTGTCCACCAGATACCCACACGCTTTCGAAAATGAATACGATTGGAAGATGTAACCCCGGTCGACCATCA GAAGTCCGATTCAAAGTGCATGATCCCAAAGTACATTCGAAGGGTGGCATATTGGAGAACACCATAAATGGCGGAAGAAATACAGAAGAGGAAAATCCGCCGGCCCCTCAGCTATTACCACCTGGCAAG GACATCAGCAAGTTACTTGGAATGACTCCGTCAGACATCGACAAATATTCGCGTATCGTTTTCCCTGTATGCTTTGTCTGCTTCAATCTAATGTACTGGATTATATACCTCCACGTTTCCGATGTCGTAGCTGACGATCTGGTACTTCTGGAAGAGGATAAATAG